A region of Penaeus chinensis breed Huanghai No. 1 chromosome 38, ASM1920278v2, whole genome shotgun sequence DNA encodes the following proteins:
- the LOC125045857 gene encoding uncharacterized protein LOC125045857 isoform X3, whose translation MDLVGSAKRALRWCPTRAMRRWGTLLLLWCSFCYLVFRFSGQDESAFNHAGTMTGRLLLQKIVETRAPPVATTEASSPNATTEFNPHELEPSIDKSPSLSEKDLAAQIQGLIPNLPVEYWHKYKGKVLSKNKTCAKFPSLYDLSFNNMYWQTLQTSNGTFHLYGAYYDNRTLVAMKPVIRVLGMINRLEPRVKTFCQLWFDGYKEPVFAKVWEYKYIWYKKWGNYKNGLFQPYLIACQVPPGYRHLVPESVSLVERPCDMATTNLRVINNRPPNGKKEDFAVCVKGLDFLHDDLSVRLVEWLEMLFLLGAHKVFLYDLEVHPNISKVLNYYEEQGRVEVTKLTLPGEQPNIPGLIHMYLKSKVTNKRQNELIPYNDCLYKNMYRYKYIALLDTDEVIMPKSSMTWKSLMETVVPKALKTKKDPRASYNVRNVYFMDTMRHTHGWFREIPHYMHMLQHVYRSRNYTKPGQYVKCFHDPGRVLTLHNHFPLSCLGGGCSSYAIDTEDAHLQHYRADCVTTLKKSCSTEYKNHTILDTTIWRYREPLVGRVTDTLVRLGFFNPGTASRPNDPPASAVRRK comes from the exons ATGGACCTCGTCGGGTCAGCCAAGAGAGCCCTGCGCTGGTGCCCGACGCGAGCGATGCGCCGCTGGGGgacgctgctgctgctgtggtgcTCCTTCTGCTACCTCGTCTTCAG GTTCTCTGGCCAGGACGAGTCGGCGTTCAACCACGCGGGCACGATGACGGGCCGCCTCCTGCTGCAGAAGATCGTGGAGACGCGCGCACCTCCGGTGGCCACCACGGAGGCTAGCTCGCCCAACGCCACCACGGAGTTCAACCCCCACGAGCTGGAGCCTTCCATCGACAAGTCCCCCTCGCTCTCGGAGAAGGACCTGGCGGCGCAGATCCAGGGCCTGATCCCCAACCTGCCCGTGGAGTACTGGCATAAGTACAAGGGCAAAGTCCTCTCCAAGAACAAGACCTGCGCTAAATTCCCCTCCCTCTACGACCTCAGCTTCAACAACATGTACTGGCAGACGCTGCAGACGAGCAACGGCACCTTCCACCTGTACGGCGCCTACTACGACAACCGGACGCTGGTGGCGATGAAGCCGGTGATCAGGGTCCTGGGCATGATCAACCGCCTGGAGCCGCGCGTCAAGACCTTCTGCCAGCTGTGGTTCGACGGCTACAAGGAGCCCGTGTTCGCCAAGGTGTGGGAGTACAAGTACATCTGGTACAAGAAGTGGGGCAACTACAAGAACGGCCTCTTCCAGCCCTACCTGATCGCGTGCCAGGTCCCCCCGGGCTACAGGCACCTGGTCCCCGAGTCCGTGTCCCTGGTGGAGCGCCCCTGCGACATGGCCACCACCAACCTCAGGGTCATCAACAACCGGCCTCCGAACGGCAAGAAGGAGGACTTCGCCGTGTGCGTGAAGGGGCTCGACTTCCTGCACGACGACCTGAGCGTGCGGCTGGTCGAGTGGCTGGAGATGCTGTTCCTGCTGGGGGCGCACAAGGTGTTTCTCTACGACCTGGAAGTCCACCCCAACATCTCCAAGGTGCTCAACTACTACGAGGAGCAAGGGCGCGTCGAGGTCACGAAGCTGACCCTGCCTGGCGAGCAGCCCAACATCCCCGGCCTCATCCACATGTACCTCAAGTCGAAGGTCACGAACAAGAGACAGAACGAACTGATTCCCTACAACGACTGCCTCTACAAGAACATGTACCGCTACAAGTACATTGCCTTGCTGGACACGGACGAGGTGATCATGCCCAAGAGCTCGATGACGTGGAAGTCCCTGATGGAGACGGTGGTGCCCAAGGCCCTCAAGACCAAGAAGGACCCCCGCGCGTCCTACAACGTGCGGAACGTCTACTTCATGGACACGATGCGCCACACCCACGGCTGGTTCAGGGAAATCCCCCACTACATGCACATGCTGCAGCACGTGTACCGCTCGCGCAACTACACCAAGCCCGGCCAGTACGTGAAGTGCTTCCACGACCCGGGCCGCGTCCTCACGCTGCACAACCACTTCCCGCTCTCGTGCCTCGGCGGCGGCTGCTCTTCCTACGCCATCGACACCGAGGACGCGCACCTGCAGCATTACCGAGCCGACTGCGTGACCACCCTGAAGAAGTCTTGTTCCACGGAGTACAAGAACCACACCATCCTCGACACCACCATATGGCGGTACCGGGAGCCGCTGGTGGGGCGGGTCACGGATACCCTCGTGCGCCTGGGCTTCTTCAACCCGGGCACGGCGTCCAGACCCAACGACCCCCCCGCGTCGGCCGTCAGGAGAAAGTGA
- the LOC125045857 gene encoding uncharacterized protein LOC125045857 isoform X1, with the protein MTQQKQMRDTENAMDLVGSAKRALRWCPTRAMRRWGTLLLLWCSFCYLVFRFSGQDESAFNHAGTMTGRLLLQKIVETRAPPVATTEASSPNATTEFNPHELEPSIDKSPSLSEKDLAAQIQGLIPNLPVEYWHKYKGKVLSKNKTCAKFPSLYDLSFNNMYWQTLQTSNGTFHLYGAYYDNRTLVAMKPVIRVLGMINRLEPRVKTFCQLWFDGYKEPVFAKVWEYKYIWYKKWGNYKNGLFQPYLIACQVPPGYRHLVPESVSLVERPCDMATTNLRVINNRPPNGKKEDFAVCVKGLDFLHDDLSVRLVEWLEMLFLLGAHKVFLYDLEVHPNISKVLNYYEEQGRVEVTKLTLPGEQPNIPGLIHMYLKSKVTNKRQNELIPYNDCLYKNMYRYKYIALLDTDEVIMPKSSMTWKSLMETVVPKALKTKKDPRASYNVRNVYFMDTMRHTHGWFREIPHYMHMLQHVYRSRNYTKPGQYVKCFHDPGRVLTLHNHFPLSCLGGGCSSYAIDTEDAHLQHYRADCVTTLKKSCSTEYKNHTILDTTIWRYREPLVGRVTDTLVRLGFFNPGTASRPNDPPASAVRRK; encoded by the exons AGAACGCCATGGACCTCGTCGGGTCAGCCAAGAGAGCCCTGCGCTGGTGCCCGACGCGAGCGATGCGCCGCTGGGGgacgctgctgctgctgtggtgcTCCTTCTGCTACCTCGTCTTCAG GTTCTCTGGCCAGGACGAGTCGGCGTTCAACCACGCGGGCACGATGACGGGCCGCCTCCTGCTGCAGAAGATCGTGGAGACGCGCGCACCTCCGGTGGCCACCACGGAGGCTAGCTCGCCCAACGCCACCACGGAGTTCAACCCCCACGAGCTGGAGCCTTCCATCGACAAGTCCCCCTCGCTCTCGGAGAAGGACCTGGCGGCGCAGATCCAGGGCCTGATCCCCAACCTGCCCGTGGAGTACTGGCATAAGTACAAGGGCAAAGTCCTCTCCAAGAACAAGACCTGCGCTAAATTCCCCTCCCTCTACGACCTCAGCTTCAACAACATGTACTGGCAGACGCTGCAGACGAGCAACGGCACCTTCCACCTGTACGGCGCCTACTACGACAACCGGACGCTGGTGGCGATGAAGCCGGTGATCAGGGTCCTGGGCATGATCAACCGCCTGGAGCCGCGCGTCAAGACCTTCTGCCAGCTGTGGTTCGACGGCTACAAGGAGCCCGTGTTCGCCAAGGTGTGGGAGTACAAGTACATCTGGTACAAGAAGTGGGGCAACTACAAGAACGGCCTCTTCCAGCCCTACCTGATCGCGTGCCAGGTCCCCCCGGGCTACAGGCACCTGGTCCCCGAGTCCGTGTCCCTGGTGGAGCGCCCCTGCGACATGGCCACCACCAACCTCAGGGTCATCAACAACCGGCCTCCGAACGGCAAGAAGGAGGACTTCGCCGTGTGCGTGAAGGGGCTCGACTTCCTGCACGACGACCTGAGCGTGCGGCTGGTCGAGTGGCTGGAGATGCTGTTCCTGCTGGGGGCGCACAAGGTGTTTCTCTACGACCTGGAAGTCCACCCCAACATCTCCAAGGTGCTCAACTACTACGAGGAGCAAGGGCGCGTCGAGGTCACGAAGCTGACCCTGCCTGGCGAGCAGCCCAACATCCCCGGCCTCATCCACATGTACCTCAAGTCGAAGGTCACGAACAAGAGACAGAACGAACTGATTCCCTACAACGACTGCCTCTACAAGAACATGTACCGCTACAAGTACATTGCCTTGCTGGACACGGACGAGGTGATCATGCCCAAGAGCTCGATGACGTGGAAGTCCCTGATGGAGACGGTGGTGCCCAAGGCCCTCAAGACCAAGAAGGACCCCCGCGCGTCCTACAACGTGCGGAACGTCTACTTCATGGACACGATGCGCCACACCCACGGCTGGTTCAGGGAAATCCCCCACTACATGCACATGCTGCAGCACGTGTACCGCTCGCGCAACTACACCAAGCCCGGCCAGTACGTGAAGTGCTTCCACGACCCGGGCCGCGTCCTCACGCTGCACAACCACTTCCCGCTCTCGTGCCTCGGCGGCGGCTGCTCTTCCTACGCCATCGACACCGAGGACGCGCACCTGCAGCATTACCGAGCCGACTGCGTGACCACCCTGAAGAAGTCTTGTTCCACGGAGTACAAGAACCACACCATCCTCGACACCACCATATGGCGGTACCGGGAGCCGCTGGTGGGGCGGGTCACGGATACCCTCGTGCGCCTGGGCTTCTTCAACCCGGGCACGGCGTCCAGACCCAACGACCCCCCCGCGTCGGCCGTCAGGAGAAAGTGA
- the LOC125045857 gene encoding uncharacterized protein LOC125045857 isoform X2 has translation MEENAMDLVGSAKRALRWCPTRAMRRWGTLLLLWCSFCYLVFRFSGQDESAFNHAGTMTGRLLLQKIVETRAPPVATTEASSPNATTEFNPHELEPSIDKSPSLSEKDLAAQIQGLIPNLPVEYWHKYKGKVLSKNKTCAKFPSLYDLSFNNMYWQTLQTSNGTFHLYGAYYDNRTLVAMKPVIRVLGMINRLEPRVKTFCQLWFDGYKEPVFAKVWEYKYIWYKKWGNYKNGLFQPYLIACQVPPGYRHLVPESVSLVERPCDMATTNLRVINNRPPNGKKEDFAVCVKGLDFLHDDLSVRLVEWLEMLFLLGAHKVFLYDLEVHPNISKVLNYYEEQGRVEVTKLTLPGEQPNIPGLIHMYLKSKVTNKRQNELIPYNDCLYKNMYRYKYIALLDTDEVIMPKSSMTWKSLMETVVPKALKTKKDPRASYNVRNVYFMDTMRHTHGWFREIPHYMHMLQHVYRSRNYTKPGQYVKCFHDPGRVLTLHNHFPLSCLGGGCSSYAIDTEDAHLQHYRADCVTTLKKSCSTEYKNHTILDTTIWRYREPLVGRVTDTLVRLGFFNPGTASRPNDPPASAVRRK, from the exons AGAACGCCATGGACCTCGTCGGGTCAGCCAAGAGAGCCCTGCGCTGGTGCCCGACGCGAGCGATGCGCCGCTGGGGgacgctgctgctgctgtggtgcTCCTTCTGCTACCTCGTCTTCAG GTTCTCTGGCCAGGACGAGTCGGCGTTCAACCACGCGGGCACGATGACGGGCCGCCTCCTGCTGCAGAAGATCGTGGAGACGCGCGCACCTCCGGTGGCCACCACGGAGGCTAGCTCGCCCAACGCCACCACGGAGTTCAACCCCCACGAGCTGGAGCCTTCCATCGACAAGTCCCCCTCGCTCTCGGAGAAGGACCTGGCGGCGCAGATCCAGGGCCTGATCCCCAACCTGCCCGTGGAGTACTGGCATAAGTACAAGGGCAAAGTCCTCTCCAAGAACAAGACCTGCGCTAAATTCCCCTCCCTCTACGACCTCAGCTTCAACAACATGTACTGGCAGACGCTGCAGACGAGCAACGGCACCTTCCACCTGTACGGCGCCTACTACGACAACCGGACGCTGGTGGCGATGAAGCCGGTGATCAGGGTCCTGGGCATGATCAACCGCCTGGAGCCGCGCGTCAAGACCTTCTGCCAGCTGTGGTTCGACGGCTACAAGGAGCCCGTGTTCGCCAAGGTGTGGGAGTACAAGTACATCTGGTACAAGAAGTGGGGCAACTACAAGAACGGCCTCTTCCAGCCCTACCTGATCGCGTGCCAGGTCCCCCCGGGCTACAGGCACCTGGTCCCCGAGTCCGTGTCCCTGGTGGAGCGCCCCTGCGACATGGCCACCACCAACCTCAGGGTCATCAACAACCGGCCTCCGAACGGCAAGAAGGAGGACTTCGCCGTGTGCGTGAAGGGGCTCGACTTCCTGCACGACGACCTGAGCGTGCGGCTGGTCGAGTGGCTGGAGATGCTGTTCCTGCTGGGGGCGCACAAGGTGTTTCTCTACGACCTGGAAGTCCACCCCAACATCTCCAAGGTGCTCAACTACTACGAGGAGCAAGGGCGCGTCGAGGTCACGAAGCTGACCCTGCCTGGCGAGCAGCCCAACATCCCCGGCCTCATCCACATGTACCTCAAGTCGAAGGTCACGAACAAGAGACAGAACGAACTGATTCCCTACAACGACTGCCTCTACAAGAACATGTACCGCTACAAGTACATTGCCTTGCTGGACACGGACGAGGTGATCATGCCCAAGAGCTCGATGACGTGGAAGTCCCTGATGGAGACGGTGGTGCCCAAGGCCCTCAAGACCAAGAAGGACCCCCGCGCGTCCTACAACGTGCGGAACGTCTACTTCATGGACACGATGCGCCACACCCACGGCTGGTTCAGGGAAATCCCCCACTACATGCACATGCTGCAGCACGTGTACCGCTCGCGCAACTACACCAAGCCCGGCCAGTACGTGAAGTGCTTCCACGACCCGGGCCGCGTCCTCACGCTGCACAACCACTTCCCGCTCTCGTGCCTCGGCGGCGGCTGCTCTTCCTACGCCATCGACACCGAGGACGCGCACCTGCAGCATTACCGAGCCGACTGCGTGACCACCCTGAAGAAGTCTTGTTCCACGGAGTACAAGAACCACACCATCCTCGACACCACCATATGGCGGTACCGGGAGCCGCTGGTGGGGCGGGTCACGGATACCCTCGTGCGCCTGGGCTTCTTCAACCCGGGCACGGCGTCCAGACCCAACGACCCCCCCGCGTCGGCCGTCAGGAGAAAGTGA